CTCGCGACGCCGTCAGCAGCGCCGACACCGCGGGGCCCAACTCGCGCACCAGCATCTCGAAGTAGGCCGGGCCCAGCACCGCCACGTTGCCGATCAGCTTCTTCGCCTGCGCGTTGGCGATCATCACCAGCACCGCGCCGAAGAAGGCCATGCCGGACATCACCAGCCACACGCTGCGCCCGCCCAGCTCGTGCACCTGCGCCAGGGTTTCACGCCACGGGATTCCCTCCCGCGCGCCCGCCCGCACCGTGCGCGCCAGCATCACTCCCGGCGCCCCGAAGAAGAGCAGCACGCGCTTCATGCGAGCACCTTCGACAGCAGCGACGTCAGCAGGAAGTCCAACAGGAAGATGGCCGCGCAGCCCAGCACCACCGCGCTCGCCGCGGCCTCGCCTACGGCGCGGGCTCCTCCCTTCGCCCGGAGCCCCACCGCCGTGGACACCAGCGAGATGGCCAGCCCGAACGCTCCCGTCTTCACCACGCCCCCGAGGATGTCGGAGGGATTCAGCATCTGCGCGAACGTCCCGAAGAACACCCGCACCGGCAGGTCCAACGTGAGCTTCGCCGCCACCGCCTCGCAGAGGATGGACACCAGGAACGTGAACGTGCTCAGCCCCAGCATGCTCAGCTCCATGGCCACCACGCGGGGCGCCACCAGCAGCGCGAACGGATCCAGGCCAATGCCTCGCAGGCCTTCAATCTGTCCGCCCACCTTCAGCGTGGCCAGCTCCGCCGCGTTCCTCGCGCCGATCCGCGCCGACATGATCAGCCCCAGCAACAGCGGGCCGAACTCCCACAGCACGCCGTAGCCCGCGGCCCATCCCAGGAAGGCCCTCGCCCCGAAGCGCTGGATGTAGAGCGACGCCTGCACCACCACGATGACGCCCGCCAGCGCCGCCGTCGCCAACGCCAGGGGCAGCGAGCCGTAGCCGAACTGCACCAGCCCTCGCGCCAGCTCGCGCCGCTCCAGCCTGCGCAGACCCCAGGCCGTGCGGCCCGCGACCAGGGCCAACGCTCCCACGCCGCCCACCGCCCGCATCGCCGAGCGTCCCAGCCAGGCCAGGGCGGTGGTGCTCACGGGTGCTGGGACCGCGGAGTCATGCGAGGGCCTCGTCCGGCGCGCTTTCGAGCTGCGGCGCCGGGGCCCCATCGTGCACCAGTCTGCCGCTTCGCAGGTACAACCAGCGGGGCAGGGGAAGATCCACCGGCGCTTCCGGCGCCGCCACCAACAGCGTTCCCTGGCCAGCGACCTCCAGGAGCACCCTCGCGACCTGACGCGCCGTGCCGGGATCCAGGCCCGCGAACGGATCATCCGCCAGCAGCACCGCCGGCCTCGCCGCGATCGCCCTCGCGAGCCCCGCGCGCTTCTTCATGCCGCCGGACAGCCGCTCCGGCAGCGTGTCCGCCGCGTCCGCCAGCCCCACCGAGCGCAGCACCGCATCCGTCCGCTCGCGGGCCTCGTCTTCCGGCACGCGACGGCGGAGCAATGGCTGCATCACGTTCTGCCGCACCGTCAGCGAGTCGAAGAGCGCGTCCGTCTGGAACACGAAGCCGAACGACGCCTGCTGCGCGCGCCGCTCCGGCGCCGAGAGCCTGGAGACGTCCTGTCCGTCCCACGTCACCCGACCGGAAGAGGGGCGCAGGAGGCCCGCGAAGGCCTTCAGGAGCGTCGTCTTGCCCGACCCCGAACGTCCCAGCACCAGCGCCTGCGTGCCGGGCGGGACGTGGCAATCCGTGGGCTCCAGCACGGTCCGGATACCGTAACGGAGGGTCAGGGCTTCGGCGCGCAGGTCCATGGTGGGGCGGTCAACGCGTCGTGACGAAGCTGGCGGCCGCGCCCCGGTCCCCCGAGGTGACGACCCCCGTGGGCGTCTTCCCGTCCAGGGAGCGCAGGGCCCGGGCTGGAGAATTCACGTCGGTGTAGACGACGCTCCACTCGTTGCCGTTGAAGAAGAGGACGGACCCTCCGGTGCCGCCCGCCTCGATGGTCGCCACGTAGACCGCAGTCTTTCCAAAGGCCACGACGTCCTGGAGGTCGCGGCTCGTGTAAGGCGAGGGCAGGGGCTTCATCGCGCTCCACAATCCGTCGGTCCGTTCGAAGGCCATTCCGTTGTCGCCCACCGCGTAGGCGTAGTTTGCGTTGACGACGTGGACGCCTCGCAGTTCGCCCGTGAGTGTCGTGGAAATCGCCTCTTCTCTCCAGGTGGAACTCGCCGCGTCGAACCGGAACGCGACGGGCCTGGCGCTCCTGCTTCCCACGGCCAGGAGCGTGTCCGGGCGGCCCGCGGCGCTGACGGCGCGCAGGCTTGCGTCCATCTGGTTCGCCTGCGTCTGTTCCGGAGCGGCGGGAGGCGTCCACCGGAAGCTCCTGCCACCCCCTGTGACTCCGTAGAGCGTCGGCGCTCCCGATGGATTCTCGATACCGATGAGGCCGTTCACGACCTGGGGGACGTTGTTGGTCTCCAGCGTGCACTCGCCCGCGTTCACGGTCACCCGCGCGAAGCGGCCGGAGTTGTTCTTGCCGCCCGCGAGGAACAACTCTCCGGAGGCCGCGACCCACGCGTCCTTCCAGTCACCGTCGCAGGTGACGTACCGGCCCCCGGTGAAATCCATCTGGGATCGGGCCAGCTTGCCGCCATCACCCGCGACCCAGATCGTCGTCGTTCCATCCGTCGCGGTCGCATTCCATTTCGTGCCGTCGGTCACCACGGGCGTCCGCCAGTCCAGGTTGCAAGCCAGGCCATTGTCGGGCCCACCGCTGCAATCGTTGTCGATCCGGTCGCAGACCTCCGCCAGGTCCGGTGAGCGGAAGCGGGAGCTCTCGTCACAGTCGGATGGATCCCTGCTCGCGTTCGCGGGGATCGGTCCGCACTTCCGGCCCGCCTCCGTGCCCGCCTTTCCGTCTCCATCCGTGTCCACGTAGTAGGGAGCGGGGACGGCGGTGTTGGCGCAGACGCTGCCCCCATTCGTGCCGCCACAGGCCGTCACTCCCTCACAGTCGAGCGTGTCACGGCACGTCCTGCCCACGTCGAACGACTCGTCGTTCACGCCATCGCAGTTGTCGTCCTTGCCATCGCACCGGAACTCCACCTGATCCGGGTGAACCAGAGGGTCGCGATCGTTGCAGTCGCCGGTGCGTGACGCGGTCAGCGCGGGCCCCTCGCATGCCACCACGCGGGGCGGCAGGAGCCCGTTGCCGTAACCATCGCCATCATCGTCCGCGTACCAGGGCTTGGGACCGCCCACGGTCTCGTCGCGGTCGTTGCAGTCCGTGCCGCCTTCGGACGAAACGACGTAGCCGTCGCCGTCGCCGTCCGTGGCCGCCAGCAGCAGCTCCACCGGTGTGATGCCGTCCTTCGCGAGGCTCGCGGTGGCCTCCGCGATCGCCACCCGGGCGCCTTCGCAGGACTGCTCGTGTGCCTGGGCCAGGAGCTTCACGTCGTTGCTCCAGCCTGCCTGCCGGAACACCGCCACGGACAGCGTGCCCGGAGGCGCACCGGCGGACACGTTCACGTCCTTCGTGACGTGCCGGGACACCTCCGCCTGATCCGTGACGGTCAGCGTCACGCACCCCGGCCGAAATCCTTCGTAATGAACCTGCACCTTCAGGGCGGCGGACTTGAGCTCATCGCCCTTGGAGCACCCCGCGAGGGTGCTCGCGAGCACAGCGACCAGGAATAAACGCATGGGACACGCATTCTGGGGCGCGCCCACACCCGGAGTAGGGCGATGTCGCCACCCGTCGGCAATTCAACCCGAGAGCCTTCTTCCCCGACCCTTAGTCCGCTGCGCGAGGCATCGTCCAGACACGCACCGCTCATCACCCCCCAGATGACGGCTTCCGTGTATAGGGGCCGCTGACCTTTCAACATTGGCCCGTTCCACCGCACGCCTTATGCCTACCGTCCGCCGTGCCCTCTTCGCCGCGCCACTGGGTGCCTGCCTCTGCGCGCTGGCCCCGGACGCCTTCGCCCAGACGCCTCCGGCCCCGTCTCCGGCGCCCGCCACCGAGGCTCCCGCCAGCGCCTTCCCCAAGCCGCCGATGCCGTCCGGCGATGCCGCGCCGCTGACGCTGGAGCGCGCCGTGGAGCTCGCCTCGCAGAAGAACGAGGCCGTGCTCGCCGCGGGGCAGTCGGCCGAGGCCGCCCAGGCCCGCGTCGCCCGCGCCCGCGCCTTCTTCCTGCCCACCATCACGGCCGCTGGCACCTACACGCGGCGCCTGCGTGAGTCCACGCGCGAGGTCGGCGGACAGACCGTCGTGCTCCAGAAGTACAACGCCCTGGGCGCGGTCTTCTCCGGCCGCATGGCCCTCTTCGACGCGCGCGGCTTCCCGCTCTACAAGGCCGCGAAGCTGGAGAGCGAGGCCTTCAAGCTGGACGCCGTGGAGACGCGCCGCCAGGTGTCCTTCAGCGCCGCCAACGCCTTCCTCGTCACCCTGGCCAACCAGCAGGTGTACCAGGCCGCCGAGCAGCGCCTGGCCTACGCGAAGCAGAGCCTGGCGGACGCACAGGCCCGCGCCAGCTCCGGGCTCGCCAGCACCAACGACGTCACCCGCGCGGAGCTGGAGCTGGCCACCGCTCATTCGAACCTCGCCGCCGCCCTGGGCACCGCGGAGACGAGCCGCCTGGAGCTGGGCTACCTGCTCGTGGAGCCCGTGCAGGGTGGGCTCGCGCCGCCGGAGCCGCTGCTCGCGGACGCCATCCAGCCCACGCCGCCCCTGGAGCTGCTCACGGAGGGGGCCACGGACCGGCGGCCGGACATCCTCTCCGCGCGCCTGCGCGTGCGCTCGCTGCGGGAGAACGCGAAGGAGCCCCTGGCTCGACTGCTGCCGTCCCTGGGCGCGAGCGCCCAGTACCGCCTCACCAACGAGGCGGGCCTCAACGGCAACGTCGGTGATGGCTTCCTCGCCCTGGACCTCACCTGGACGCTCTTCGACGGCGGCGCCCGCTACGCCGACCGCGACGAGCGCGTGGCCAACGCCAACGTCGCGGAGCTGAACACCCAGGCCGCGACGCGCCGCGTGCCGGTGGACATCGAGCAGGCTCGGGTCAATCTGGAGACGGCGCGGGCCGCGCTCGCGCAGAGCGAGCAGGCGGCGAAGGCAGCGCGCAAGAACGCCGCGGAAACAGGCATCCTCTACCGCCAGGGCCTGTCCACCGCGCTCACCCTGGCGGACGCGTCGCTCAGCCTCTTCGAGGCGGAGGTGGCGCTCGCGCAGAACCGCTATGGGCTGGGCGTGGCGTTGTTGGGCCTGCGGGCCGCTGTCGGACTGAATCCGCTGGGGAAGGAACCGTGAAGGCAATGCAACGCACTGGTGTGCTGGCCCTGTCGCTGGCCGTGCTGTCCCTGGCCCCTGGCTGCAAGAAGGAAGCGACCGCGCAAGGTGGCAAGGCCGCGGGCCGGGGCCCCCTCCAGTTCCCCGTGGAGGTCGCGCCCGTGGAGTCGCGCGACGTGGAGTACGCGGTCAGCGCCGTGGGCGCGGTGGAGGCCTTCGAAAGCGTGCAGATCACCGCGCGTGTCCCGGGCGCCCTGGAGCGGGTGTCCTTCACCGAAGGCCAGACGGTGAAGAAGGGCGACACGCTCGCGGAGATCGAACCCGCGCGCTACGCCATCGCCGTGCGCGCCGCGGAGGCCGTGCTGCAGAAGGCCCAGGCCGCGCTGGTGGAGGCCAAGGCCGGCGCCCAGCGCCGCGCGGAGGTCAACGCGCAGAGCCCGGGCCTGCTGCCCGCCGAACAGCTGGAGACGTACCAGGCCCGCGCCGCCACCGCCCAGGCGGACGTGTCGGCCGCGAAGGCGGCGTTGGATCAAGCGCAGCTCAACCAGCGCGACGCGTACGTGCGCGCCCCCATGGACGGCGTCCTCCAGACGCGCACCGTGCAGACGGGCCAGTACGTGCAGCCGGGCGTGGTGCTGGCCACGCTCCTGCGCCGCGAACCGCTGCTCCTGCGCTTCAACGTGCCCGCGGCGGACGTGACGCGGATCACCCCGGGGATGCCCGCGCGCTTCACGGTGCGCTCGGACGGTGGGGCGTACGAGGCGAAGATCACCTACGTGTCCGCGAGCGCGGACACGCAGAGCCGCATGGTGGCGGTGACCGCGGAGGTGACGGGAGAGGCCGCGCAGAAGCTGCGCCCGGGCGCCTTCGCCACGGTGAGCGTGCCGGTGGAGTCGCGCGGAGGCAGCCCGGTGATTCCGCAGACAGCCATCCGCCCCAGCGAGCGCGGCTTCCTGGCGTTCGTGGTGACGGACAACAAGGCGCGCGAGCGCATCCTGGAGCTGGGCCTGCGCACGCCGGACGGGCGGGTGGAGGTGAAGGAAGGCCTCAAGCCCGGTGAGACGCTGGTGGTGCGCGGCGCGGAGGCCCTGCGCGACGGCGTGGCCGTGCGCGTGGAGCAGGAGCGCCCGAAGCCGAAGGTGGGAGGCGAGCAGCCCCCGGCCGAGGCCCGCGGCGACACGAACCCGAACGCGGGCGCCGAGGGCCGGCCATGAGCATCACCGACGTCTGCATCAAGAAGCCGGTGTTCGCCTGGATGATCATGGCGGCGACCATCATCTTCGGACTGGTGGCGGCCCAGCGCATCGGCATCAGCCAGTTCCCGGACGTCGACTTCCCCACCATCAACATCTCCGTGTCGTGGGAGGGCGCCAACCCGGAGGCCGTGGAGTCGGACGTCGTCGAGTTCATCGAGGAGGCCGTGACGCAGGTGGAGGGCGTCAAGAGCATCACGTCCTCCGCGCGCCAGGGCAGCGCCAACATCACGGTGGAGCTGGACCTGTCGCGCAACGTGGACCTGGCGCTGCAGGACGTGCAGACCAAGGTGAGCCAGGCCCAGCGCCGGCTGCCGCTGGACATCGATCCGCCCGTCGTCTCCAAGTCCAACCCGGAGGACCAGCCCATCATGTGGCTGGGCGTGGCCGGACCGTTCTCCCAGCAGGTGGTGAGCGACTTCGCCCGCTACCGCGTGAAGGAGCGCCTGCAGACGGTGCCCGGCGTGGGCGAGGTCATCCTGGGCGGCCTCCTGGAGCGCAACGTGCGCATCTGGGTGGACGCGCAGAAGCTGGACGCGCACGGGCTCACCGTCACGGACATCACCGCCGCGCTCCAGCGCGAGCACGTGGAGCTGCCCGCGGGCCGCATCGAGACGCAGGGCCGCGAGGTCAACGTGCGCTTCATGGGCGAGGCGCTGGACCTGGAGACGCTTCAGAACGTCGTGGTGCGCGAGGAGGGCGGCCGCCCGGTGTACCTGCACGACGTGGCCATCGTGGAGGACGGCTTCGAGGACGAGCGCCGCCTGGCGCGCGTGAACGGCGAGCCCGCCCAGGCCATGGGCATCAAGAAGCAGCGCGGCGCGAACGCGGTGGCCGTGGCCCAGGCGGTGCGTGAGCAGCTGGCGCAGCTCCAGAAGGAGCTGCCGGAGGGCATGAGCGCGAGCATCAACTTCGACTCGACGCAGTTCATCGAGGAGAGCGTGCACGAGATTGAGTTCGAGCTGTTGCTCGCGTGCATCCTCACCGCGTTCGTGTGCTGGGTGTTCCTGGGGTCGCTCTCCAGCACGCTCAACGTCGTGCTCGCCATTCCCATGTCGCTGTTGGGGACGGTGGCGGTCATCTACTTCCTGGGCTTCACGCTCAACACCTTCACGTTGTTGGGATTGGCGTTGGCCGTAGGAATCGTGGTGGACGACGCCATCATGGTGCTGGAGAACATCTTCCGGCACGCGGAGGAGGGGAAGGACCGGGTGAGCGCCGCGCGTGAAGGCACGGCGGAAATCACCTTCGCGGCCCTGGCGGCGACGCTGGCGGTGGTGGCCATCTTCCTGCCCGTCGTCTTCATGAAGGGCATCATCGGCCGGTTCTTCCTCCAGTTCGGCGTCACGCTGTGCGTGGCGGTGCTCCTGTCCTACGTGGAGGCCATCACCCTGGCGCCCGCGCGCTGCGCGCAGCTGCTGAAGACTTCTCGCGAGCACCGCAGCCGCATTGGCGTGGTGGTGGACAAGGCCTTCTCCAAGCTGGAGGCGCTGTACGCGCGGGCGTTGGGCTGGGGGCTGGTGCGCCCCTGGCGCGTGCTGCTGGTGGCGGTGGCGATGCTGTTCCTGAGCGCGTTCGCGTTCAAGGCGCTGCCCGGCGAGTTCGTCCCGTCACAGGACCAGGGCCGCATGTCCGTGCGTCTGCAGACGGCGGTGGGGAGCAGCCTGGAGGAGACCAACCGCCTCTTCAAGCGCGCGGAGGAGTTCGTCGCCAGCCGTCCGGAGGTGACGCGCGTGTTCGTGGTGGTGGGCGGCGGCGGCAGCGGGTCCGCCGTGAACTCCGGCAACATGAACCTGACGCTGGTGCCGACGGATCAGCGCATGGCGCAGGCGGACTTCGCGCAGGTGCTGCGCAAGGAGCTGAACAGCTACCCGGGCCTGCGCGCGGTGGTGCAGGACCTGTCCCAGGCGGGCTTCACCGCGCAGCGCGGCTTCCCGGTGGAGTTCAGCGTGCGCGGGTCGGACTGGGACAAGCTGGTGGAGGCGAGCCAGTCCCTGCGAGATCAGCTCCAGGCCTCCGGCAAGGTGGTGGACCTGGACACGGACTACCAACTGGGCCAGCCGGAGCTGCGCATCACCCCGGACCGCGCTCGCGCGGCGGACGTGGGCGTGCCCATCCAGGCGGTGGCGTCCACGGTGAACGCGCTGGTGGGTGGCGTGCGCGTGGGCAAGTACAGCAGCGGCGGGCGGCGCATCGACGTGCGCATGCGGCTGCTCGCGGGCCAGCGCTCGCGGCCGGAGGACCTGTCGCTGCTGAAGGTCCGGACGGCGAACAACTCGCTGGTGCCGCTGTCGTCGCTGGTGACGCAGGAGGAGCTGCCCGCGCTGCAGGCCATCACCCGCCGCGACCGTGAGCGCGCCATCAGCATCTTCGCCAACGTGGCGCCGGGGTCGAATCAGGAGGAGGCGCTGGCCACGGTGGAGTCCCTGGGCAAGGACCTGCCCGGCGGCATCCGCGTGGTGGCGGGCGGCGCGAGC
The sequence above is a segment of the Corallococcus exiguus genome. Coding sequences within it:
- a CDS encoding MlaE family ABC transporter permease; this encodes MSTTALAWLGRSAMRAVGGVGALALVAGRTAWGLRRLERRELARGLVQFGYGSLPLALATAALAGVIVVVQASLYIQRFGARAFLGWAAGYGVLWEFGPLLLGLIMSARIGARNAAELATLKVGGQIEGLRGIGLDPFALLVAPRVVAMELSMLGLSTFTFLVSILCEAVAAKLTLDLPVRVFFGTFAQMLNPSDILGGVVKTGAFGLAISLVSTAVGLRAKGGARAVGEAAASAVVLGCAAIFLLDFLLTSLLSKVLA
- a CDS encoding efflux RND transporter permease subunit translates to MSITDVCIKKPVFAWMIMAATIIFGLVAAQRIGISQFPDVDFPTINISVSWEGANPEAVESDVVEFIEEAVTQVEGVKSITSSARQGSANITVELDLSRNVDLALQDVQTKVSQAQRRLPLDIDPPVVSKSNPEDQPIMWLGVAGPFSQQVVSDFARYRVKERLQTVPGVGEVILGGLLERNVRIWVDAQKLDAHGLTVTDITAALQREHVELPAGRIETQGREVNVRFMGEALDLETLQNVVVREEGGRPVYLHDVAIVEDGFEDERRLARVNGEPAQAMGIKKQRGANAVAVAQAVREQLAQLQKELPEGMSASINFDSTQFIEESVHEIEFELLLACILTAFVCWVFLGSLSSTLNVVLAIPMSLLGTVAVIYFLGFTLNTFTLLGLALAVGIVVDDAIMVLENIFRHAEEGKDRVSAAREGTAEITFAALAATLAVVAIFLPVVFMKGIIGRFFLQFGVTLCVAVLLSYVEAITLAPARCAQLLKTSREHRSRIGVVVDKAFSKLEALYARALGWGLVRPWRVLLVAVAMLFLSAFAFKALPGEFVPSQDQGRMSVRLQTAVGSSLEETNRLFKRAEEFVASRPEVTRVFVVVGGGGSGSAVNSGNMNLTLVPTDQRMAQADFAQVLRKELNSYPGLRAVVQDLSQAGFTAQRGFPVEFSVRGSDWDKLVEASQSLRDQLQASGKVVDLDTDYQLGQPELRITPDRARAADVGVPIQAVASTVNALVGGVRVGKYSSGGRRIDVRMRLLAGQRSRPEDLSLLKVRTANNSLVPLSSLVTQEELPALQAITRRDRERAISIFANVAPGSNQEEALATVESLGKDLPGGIRVVAGGASVAFRDSMSSLIFALFMGIAVAYMVLGAQFNSFLHPVTVLTILPLSVAGASFALLITGNTLNIFSMIGLLLLMGIVKKNSIILVDYALQQREQGADAMQAMLRAGPVRLRPILMTSTATMMSAVPAALALGAGSETRAPMSIAVLGGLSVSTVLSLLVVPAFYVVADRLKTRLGNRFSKGKGDDDSHAAHEEPRPVPHG
- a CDS encoding putative metal-binding motif-containing protein, which gives rise to MRLFLVAVLASTLAGCSKGDELKSAALKVQVHYEGFRPGCVTLTVTDQAEVSRHVTKDVNVSAGAPPGTLSVAVFRQAGWSNDVKLLAQAHEQSCEGARVAIAEATASLAKDGITPVELLLAATDGDGDGYVVSSEGGTDCNDRDETVGGPKPWYADDDGDGYGNGLLPPRVVACEGPALTASRTGDCNDRDPLVHPDQVEFRCDGKDDNCDGVNDESFDVGRTCRDTLDCEGVTACGGTNGGSVCANTAVPAPYYVDTDGDGKAGTEAGRKCGPIPANASRDPSDCDESSRFRSPDLAEVCDRIDNDCSGGPDNGLACNLDWRTPVVTDGTKWNATATDGTTTIWVAGDGGKLARSQMDFTGGRYVTCDGDWKDAWVAASGELFLAGGKNNSGRFARVTVNAGECTLETNNVPQVVNGLIGIENPSGAPTLYGVTGGGRSFRWTPPAAPEQTQANQMDASLRAVSAAGRPDTLLAVGSRSARPVAFRFDAASSTWREEAISTTLTGELRGVHVVNANYAYAVGDNGMAFERTDGLWSAMKPLPSPYTSRDLQDVVAFGKTAVYVATIEAGGTGGSVLFFNGNEWSVVYTDVNSPARALRSLDGKTPTGVVTSGDRGAAASFVTTR
- a CDS encoding TolC family protein produces the protein MPTVRRALFAAPLGACLCALAPDAFAQTPPAPSPAPATEAPASAFPKPPMPSGDAAPLTLERAVELASQKNEAVLAAGQSAEAAQARVARARAFFLPTITAAGTYTRRLRESTREVGGQTVVLQKYNALGAVFSGRMALFDARGFPLYKAAKLESEAFKLDAVETRRQVSFSAANAFLVTLANQQVYQAAEQRLAYAKQSLADAQARASSGLASTNDVTRAELELATAHSNLAAALGTAETSRLELGYLLVEPVQGGLAPPEPLLADAIQPTPPLELLTEGATDRRPDILSARLRVRSLRENAKEPLARLLPSLGASAQYRLTNEAGLNGNVGDGFLALDLTWTLFDGGARYADRDERVANANVAELNTQAATRRVPVDIEQARVNLETARAALAQSEQAAKAARKNAAETGILYRQGLSTALTLADASLSLFEAEVALAQNRYGLGVALLGLRAAVGLNPLGKEP
- a CDS encoding efflux RND transporter periplasmic adaptor subunit; this translates as MQRTGVLALSLAVLSLAPGCKKEATAQGGKAAGRGPLQFPVEVAPVESRDVEYAVSAVGAVEAFESVQITARVPGALERVSFTEGQTVKKGDTLAEIEPARYAIAVRAAEAVLQKAQAALVEAKAGAQRRAEVNAQSPGLLPAEQLETYQARAATAQADVSAAKAALDQAQLNQRDAYVRAPMDGVLQTRTVQTGQYVQPGVVLATLLRREPLLLRFNVPAADVTRITPGMPARFTVRSDGGAYEAKITYVSASADTQSRMVAVTAEVTGEAAQKLRPGAFATVSVPVESRGGSPVIPQTAIRPSERGFLAFVVTDNKARERILELGLRTPDGRVEVKEGLKPGETLVVRGAEALRDGVAVRVEQERPKPKVGGEQPPAEARGDTNPNAGAEGRP
- a CDS encoding ABC transporter ATP-binding protein; the protein is MDLRAEALTLRYGIRTVLEPTDCHVPPGTQALVLGRSGSGKTTLLKAFAGLLRPSSGRVTWDGQDVSRLSAPERRAQQASFGFVFQTDALFDSLTVRQNVMQPLLRRRVPEDEARERTDAVLRSVGLADAADTLPERLSGGMKKRAGLARAIAARPAVLLADDPFAGLDPGTARQVARVLLEVAGQGTLLVAAPEAPVDLPLPRWLYLRSGRLVHDGAPAPQLESAPDEALA